The Deinococcus sp. Marseille-Q6407 genome has a window encoding:
- the dapB gene encoding 4-hydroxy-tetrahydrodipicolinate reductase: MTQPTPTPDQTAPRALRLGLVGYGRMGHIIRMVAEERGHRVTAIVDPHAPGATAPALTPELAEQVDAVIDFSAAATARDNLRFYGRSGLPAVVGTTGWYEQLPAIQAELAELPAAIIWSGNFSIGVRLFTRLAAQAAALFAPFADYDALLHEFHHAGKADSPSGTALELAQAVQAEWTRQPELEIGRLDRQRRPDELHLSSTRGGYFPGTHTVMFDSPADTVELTHRARTREGFAAGAVQAAEWLVRGTRAGRRGLFTLDELLDDVFASRGTQPKSKPSPDTAARKR; this comes from the coding sequence ATGACCCAGCCCACGCCCACCCCCGATCAAACGGCCCCGCGCGCCCTGCGCCTGGGGCTGGTGGGCTATGGGCGCATGGGCCACATCATCCGGATGGTGGCCGAGGAGCGGGGACACCGGGTCACGGCCATTGTTGATCCGCACGCGCCTGGTGCCACAGCTCCGGCGCTGACTCCGGAACTGGCAGAGCAGGTGGATGCCGTGATCGATTTCTCGGCGGCAGCCACCGCCCGCGACAACCTCCGCTTTTATGGCCGCAGCGGCCTGCCGGCGGTGGTCGGCACCACCGGCTGGTACGAGCAGCTGCCGGCCATTCAGGCCGAACTGGCCGAACTGCCCGCCGCCATCATCTGGTCGGGTAATTTCTCGATCGGGGTGCGGCTGTTTACCCGGCTGGCCGCACAGGCGGCGGCGCTGTTTGCACCTTTTGCCGATTACGACGCCTTGCTCCACGAGTTCCACCACGCCGGCAAGGCCGATAGCCCCAGCGGCACCGCCCTGGAACTGGCGCAGGCCGTGCAGGCCGAATGGACCCGGCAGCCAGAGTTGGAAATTGGCCGGCTGGACCGCCAGCGCCGCCCTGACGAGCTGCACCTGTCCAGCACCCGGGGCGGGTATTTTCCCGGCACCCACACGGTGATGTTCGACAGCCCCGCCGACACGGTTGAGCTGACCCACCGCGCCCGCACCCGGGAGGGCTTTGCGGCCGGCGCTGTGCAGGCGGCCGAGTGGCTGGTGCGGGGCACTCGGGCGGGCCGGCGCGGCCTATTTACCCTGGATGAACTGCTGGACGATGTCTTCGCCTCACGCGGCACCCAGCCTAAATCCAAACCTTCTCCGGATACCGCAGCGCGAAAACGCTAG
- a CDS encoding ATP-dependent RecD-like DNA helicase — protein sequence MTADLPAEPFDIQGAVQRVRFRADSGFTVMTADITGPYGEDEDAAVVGVMPPLDAGDGFKALVKLEEHKDYGYQYRVLNLVLSAQPADLSEEGVAAYLQARVGGVGKVLAGRIAGMFGSATFDVLEEDPQKLLQVPGVSASTLHKMVASWGEQGQERRTLAALQGLGLSISQAQRALKHFGETAVETLQADLYTLTEVEGIGFLTADKLARERGMALTDPRRLTAAAVYALQLAAQAGGHSYLPRARAEKGVVYSTRVSEELAHEAVSRALELDRLKADYDAEGNERIYLPQALRAEKKLARLIRTLLATPPQEEWAVPAGAGIGLSEEQASVLDLLTGERLVVLTGGPGTGKSTATKAVVEVAEELRLEVGLCAPTGKAARRLGEVTGRPAHTVHRLLGYGPNGFRHNHLEPAPYDLIIVDEVSMMGDALMLALLNAVPPGARLLLVGDTNQLPPIDAGLPLGALTQAAPTVRLEKVYRQAAENPIIGAAHRLLHGQPPQWQRMNDDGDDEARAQLSLTEVDADAGARRVALVVRELGGPARAQVLSPMRRGPLGVERLNTVLQQTFNPGEGGVKVGGDGLARAGDVVVQTKNDYDNEIFNGTLGTVLEERGSRLLVDFDGNVVELGGMELFNLQLGYALTVHRAQGSEWPAVVGVLHEAHMPMLSRPLAYTALTRAREEFHAVGSASAWARAATAQKEERYTALLERVRGR from the coding sequence ATGACCGCCGATCTGCCTGCCGAGCCTTTTGACATCCAGGGCGCGGTGCAGCGCGTGAGATTCCGCGCCGACAGCGGCTTTACCGTGATGACTGCCGACATTACCGGCCCCTACGGCGAGGACGAGGACGCCGCCGTGGTGGGCGTGATGCCCCCGCTGGACGCCGGCGACGGCTTCAAAGCGCTGGTGAAACTGGAAGAGCACAAGGACTACGGCTACCAGTACCGGGTGCTGAATCTGGTGCTCTCGGCGCAGCCGGCCGACCTCTCGGAAGAAGGGGTGGCCGCCTACCTGCAAGCCCGGGTGGGTGGCGTGGGCAAGGTTCTGGCCGGGCGCATTGCCGGGATGTTCGGCTCTGCCACCTTTGATGTGCTGGAAGAAGATCCACAGAAGCTGCTGCAGGTGCCGGGTGTCTCGGCGTCCACCCTGCACAAGATGGTCGCCAGCTGGGGCGAGCAGGGCCAGGAGCGGCGCACCCTGGCGGCGTTGCAGGGGCTGGGCCTGAGCATCAGCCAGGCGCAGCGGGCGCTGAAGCACTTTGGCGAAACGGCGGTGGAGACGTTGCAGGCTGACCTCTACACCCTGACCGAGGTGGAAGGCATCGGCTTTCTGACTGCCGACAAGCTGGCCCGCGAGCGCGGCATGGCCCTGACCGACCCGCGCCGGCTGACGGCCGCCGCCGTCTACGCGCTGCAACTGGCGGCCCAGGCCGGCGGGCACTCTTATCTGCCGCGCGCCCGCGCCGAGAAAGGCGTGGTGTATTCCACCCGCGTGTCGGAGGAGCTGGCGCACGAGGCGGTCAGCCGCGCCCTGGAACTGGACCGCCTCAAGGCCGATTACGACGCTGAGGGAAATGAGCGCATCTACCTGCCGCAGGCCCTGCGCGCCGAGAAAAAGCTGGCCCGCCTGATTCGCACCCTGCTGGCGACTCCGCCGCAAGAGGAATGGGCGGTGCCGGCCGGCGCGGGCATCGGCCTGAGCGAGGAACAGGCCAGCGTGCTGGACCTCTTGACCGGCGAGCGGCTGGTGGTGCTGACCGGCGGTCCCGGCACCGGCAAAAGCACCGCGACCAAGGCGGTGGTGGAAGTGGCCGAGGAACTGCGGCTGGAAGTGGGTCTGTGCGCCCCCACCGGCAAGGCTGCGCGGCGGCTGGGCGAGGTGACCGGCCGCCCCGCGCACACGGTACACCGCCTGCTGGGCTACGGCCCGAACGGGTTCCGGCACAACCATCTGGAGCCGGCCCCCTACGACCTGATTATCGTGGACGAGGTGAGCATGATGGGCGACGCGCTGATGCTGGCCCTGCTGAACGCGGTGCCGCCCGGCGCCCGGCTGCTGCTGGTGGGCGACACCAATCAGCTGCCGCCCATTGACGCTGGCCTGCCGCTGGGCGCCTTGACCCAGGCGGCCCCCACCGTGCGGCTGGAGAAGGTGTACCGCCAGGCCGCCGAAAACCCCATTATCGGCGCGGCGCACCGGCTGCTGCACGGCCAGCCCCCGCAGTGGCAGCGCATGAACGATGACGGTGACGACGAGGCCCGCGCCCAGCTCAGCCTGACCGAGGTGGACGCCGACGCCGGCGCCCGCCGGGTAGCGCTGGTGGTGCGCGAACTCGGCGGCCCGGCGCGGGCGCAGGTGCTCTCGCCGATGCGGCGCGGGCCGCTGGGTGTGGAGCGGCTGAATACGGTGCTGCAGCAGACCTTCAACCCCGGCGAGGGCGGCGTCAAGGTGGGCGGAGACGGGCTGGCCCGCGCCGGCGACGTGGTGGTGCAGACCAAGAACGACTACGACAACGAGATTTTCAACGGCACCCTGGGCACGGTGCTGGAAGAACGCGGCAGCCGGCTGCTGGTGGACTTTGACGGCAACGTGGTGGAGCTGGGCGGCATGGAGCTGTTCAACCTGCAACTCGGCTACGCGCTCACCGTTCACCGCGCCCAGGGCAGCGAGTGGCCGGCCGTGGTGGGCGTGCTGCACGAGGCGCATATGCCGATGCTCTCGCGGCCGCTGGCCTACACCGCCCTGACCCGCGCCCGCGAGGAATTCCACGCGGTAGGCTCGGCTTCGGCCTGGGCGCGGGCGGCCACTGCCCAGAAGGAAGAGCGCTACACGGCGCTGCTGGAACGGGTGCGGGGGCGCTGA
- the dapA gene encoding 4-hydroxy-tetrahydrodipicolinate synthase has protein sequence MTTDTLRPLDLSGVYTALITPFTRDGWVDEAALADLIEYQIESGVSGLVPCGTTGESPTLSHAEHDHVVDFTVRQAAGRVPVIAGTGSNSTAEAIQLSQHAEMSGVDGVLLISPYYNKPTQKGLYQHFRAVAEAVNIPVVLYNIQGRTAVNIETPTLVRLAQDCHNIVGVKEASGSLEQMSGVIEQRLPGFQVVSGDDNMVLDLLELGGHGVISVASNVIPAQMAELVRLARAGQQAEARALEATLEPFFRACFCETNPIPIKTALAEYGWCEETFRLPMTTLEDEAHREQLLDALRPLDVRRRTQDA, from the coding sequence ATGACCACCGATACCTTGCGTCCCCTTGACCTCAGTGGCGTGTATACCGCGCTGATCACCCCTTTTACCCGTGACGGCTGGGTGGATGAAGCCGCCCTGGCCGACCTGATCGAATACCAGATTGAGTCGGGTGTCAGCGGGCTGGTGCCCTGCGGCACCACCGGCGAAAGCCCCACCCTGTCCCACGCCGAGCACGACCATGTGGTGGATTTCACCGTGCGGCAGGCGGCCGGGCGGGTGCCTGTGATTGCCGGCACCGGTTCCAACTCCACCGCCGAAGCCATTCAGCTCAGCCAGCATGCCGAGATGAGTGGAGTAGACGGCGTGCTGCTGATCAGCCCCTACTACAACAAGCCCACCCAGAAGGGCCTCTACCAGCATTTCCGGGCGGTGGCCGAAGCTGTCAACATTCCGGTCGTCCTCTACAACATTCAGGGACGCACTGCCGTCAACATCGAAACGCCCACCCTGGTGCGGTTGGCCCAAGACTGCCACAACATCGTGGGCGTCAAGGAAGCCAGCGGCAGCCTGGAGCAGATGTCGGGCGTTATTGAGCAGCGCCTGCCCGGCTTTCAGGTGGTGAGCGGCGACGACAACATGGTGCTGGACCTGCTGGAACTCGGCGGGCACGGCGTGATTTCGGTGGCGAGCAATGTCATCCCTGCGCAGATGGCCGAACTGGTGCGGCTGGCCCGCGCCGGGCAGCAGGCGGAAGCCCGCGCCCTGGAAGCCACCCTGGAACCGTTTTTCCGCGCCTGCTTCTGCGAGACCAACCCCATCCCCATCAAGACTGCGCTGGCCGAATACGGCTGGTGCGAGGAAACTTTCCGCCTGCCGATGACCACCCTGGAAGACGAGGCGCACCGCGAGCAGCTGTTGGACGCCCTGCGCCCGCTGGACGTGCGCCGGCGCACTCAGGACGCCTGA
- a CDS encoding GGDEF domain-containing protein encodes MVYTALALGFVHLPGMPGASGWLFAAVQVFAGLLAVQVWLQERTRTAALLAAAMMAPLLSALEYFSGSQQNGASWLSPAFLLLGSLFFVLLDVALGLSWDRLRRAGRWPGRLALTDTLIVSTTAGVVVWILGLDTQVAAAHTQPLLAALLLTYAAAQLLGITLLAMLWLRGARGPAITLGAAGLLCFAAADLALLAGQTSEMLQPLLWVWGSTLLALGIRQLPHLCAQAPRLGGPLPARMQPLLRRLPYVAVAICCALLLEGAVRDVLLPAVQTDPRLQAAHLQHTWSQLGVSVGSVAVVCLVMLRQAETSRANRQMQQQLEASRHELEHLAYHDDLTGLPNRSAFNQFFEDHVGPAEPYAIFSLDLDGFKYINDTYGHATGDRMLHHAARQLNRAVAAPGQIFRWGGDEFVIVVPGLERSTEAEALIRLLTVSLQEPMLHRGQPLRVGTSVGYALGRGNHSHEALLGLADSDMYSTKARSGQHR; translated from the coding sequence TTGGTCTATACCGCGCTGGCCCTGGGCTTTGTGCACCTGCCCGGAATGCCGGGAGCCTCCGGCTGGCTTTTTGCTGCCGTGCAGGTCTTCGCCGGCCTGCTGGCGGTGCAGGTGTGGCTCCAGGAGCGGACCCGCACTGCGGCGCTGCTGGCAGCGGCCATGATGGCGCCACTGCTGAGTGCTCTGGAATATTTCAGCGGCTCTCAGCAAAACGGGGCCAGCTGGCTCTCCCCAGCCTTTCTGCTGCTGGGCAGCCTGTTTTTTGTGCTGCTGGACGTGGCCCTGGGCCTAAGCTGGGACCGGCTGCGGCGTGCTGGGCGCTGGCCGGGGCGGCTGGCCCTGACCGACACCTTGATCGTCTCCACCACGGCCGGGGTAGTCGTCTGGATACTGGGGCTGGATACCCAGGTGGCCGCCGCGCACACGCAGCCGCTGTTGGCAGCGCTGCTGCTGACTTACGCCGCCGCGCAGCTGCTCGGCATCACACTGCTGGCAATGCTGTGGCTGCGCGGCGCCCGCGGCCCGGCCATCACGCTGGGTGCAGCGGGCCTGTTGTGCTTTGCCGCCGCCGATCTGGCCTTGCTGGCCGGACAGACCAGCGAGATGTTGCAGCCGCTGCTGTGGGTCTGGGGCAGCACCCTGCTGGCGCTGGGTATCCGGCAGCTGCCGCACCTCTGTGCGCAGGCCCCACGCCTGGGTGGCCCACTGCCAGCCAGAATGCAGCCACTGCTGCGGCGCCTGCCCTATGTCGCTGTGGCCATCTGCTGCGCGTTGCTGCTGGAGGGCGCTGTGCGCGACGTACTCTTGCCAGCGGTCCAGACCGACCCCCGTTTGCAGGCGGCGCACCTGCAGCACACCTGGAGCCAGCTGGGTGTCTCGGTAGGCAGCGTGGCCGTGGTGTGTCTGGTGATGCTGCGGCAGGCCGAAACCAGCCGGGCCAACCGGCAGATGCAGCAGCAACTGGAAGCCAGCCGCCATGAGCTGGAACATCTCGCCTACCACGACGACCTGACCGGACTTCCCAACCGCTCGGCCTTCAACCAGTTTTTCGAGGACCACGTGGGGCCTGCCGAGCCGTATGCCATCTTTTCTCTGGACCTGGACGGGTTCAAGTACATCAACGATACCTACGGCCACGCCACAGGTGACCGGATGCTGCACCATGCCGCCCGGCAGCTGAACAGGGCAGTGGCCGCGCCGGGGCAGATCTTTCGCTGGGGCGGCGACGAATTCGTGATTGTGGTGCCGGGCCTGGAACGCAGCACCGAGGCAGAAGCGCTGATCCGGCTGCTGACCGTCAGCTTGCAAGAACCCATGCTGCACCGCGGACAGCCGCTGCGGGTGGGTACGTCGGTAGGCTACGCGCTAGGGCGGGGCAACCACAGCCACGAAGCCCTGCTGGGCCTGGCCGACAGCGACATGTACAGCACCAAGGCCCGCAGTGGTCAGCACCGTTAG
- the thrC gene encoding threonine synthase: MQYVSTRGFADLGTFTDVLLSGLAPDGGLAMPLRIPTFNQPELERLRLLSYPELAYEVMRPFICDIPEADLRRLLEDTYRPEVFGSADITPLTPLGQSGLSLLELSNGPSLAFKDMAMQFLGHAFEYVLEKRDQRVNILGATSGDTGSAAEYAMRGKQRVNVFMLSPRGRMSRFQQAQMYSLDEPNIFNIAVEGVFDDCQDLVKGVNADAEFKARYDIGAVNSINWGRVLAQAVYYFKGYFALGLPQGAEADFCVPSGNFGNVFAGYLAKMMGLPIGQLIVASNENSVLHEFFGSGIYHVWPADRVAVTSSPSMDIGKASNFERFLYLMAGSDPAQTAEWWAEVAAGRPVDLRGTAHWDAVGTSGFRAGRSTHADRLATIRRVDAEFGRLIDPHTADGVLVGARFRREGVPMVCLETALPAKFGETVQEAVGRMPQRPAQFEGIEDLPRHCEVLPNDAEALKHFIAEKLDRQD, encoded by the coding sequence ATGCAGTACGTCTCCACTCGCGGCTTTGCGGACCTAGGCACCTTCACGGACGTGCTGCTCTCTGGCCTGGCCCCCGACGGCGGGCTGGCGATGCCCCTGCGGATTCCCACCTTCAACCAGCCGGAGCTGGAGCGCCTGCGCCTGCTCAGCTACCCGGAGCTGGCCTACGAGGTGATGCGCCCTTTCATTTGCGACATTCCGGAAGCTGACCTGCGCCGGCTGCTGGAAGACACCTACCGCCCGGAGGTGTTCGGCAGTGCGGACATCACGCCGCTCACACCGCTGGGCCAGTCGGGGCTCTCGCTGCTGGAACTGTCCAACGGCCCCAGCCTCGCTTTCAAGGACATGGCGATGCAGTTTCTGGGCCACGCCTTTGAGTATGTGCTGGAAAAACGCGACCAGCGCGTGAATATTCTGGGTGCTACCTCCGGCGATACCGGCAGTGCTGCCGAATACGCCATGCGGGGCAAGCAGCGGGTGAACGTTTTTATGCTCTCGCCAAGAGGCCGGATGAGCCGCTTTCAGCAGGCCCAGATGTACAGCCTGGATGAACCGAACATCTTCAACATTGCCGTGGAAGGCGTGTTTGACGACTGCCAGGACCTGGTCAAAGGGGTGAATGCCGACGCCGAATTCAAGGCCCGCTATGACATTGGCGCCGTGAACTCCATCAACTGGGGCCGGGTGCTGGCGCAGGCGGTGTATTACTTCAAGGGCTATTTTGCGCTGGGGCTGCCGCAGGGCGCTGAGGCGGATTTCTGCGTGCCTAGCGGCAACTTTGGCAATGTGTTTGCCGGTTATCTCGCCAAGATGATGGGTCTGCCGATAGGGCAGCTGATCGTGGCCAGCAACGAGAACAGCGTGCTGCACGAGTTCTTCGGGAGCGGCATATATCACGTCTGGCCGGCCGACCGGGTGGCGGTCACTTCCAGCCCCAGCATGGACATCGGCAAGGCATCCAACTTCGAGCGTTTTCTGTACCTGATGGCCGGCAGTGACCCGGCCCAGACGGCAGAGTGGTGGGCCGAGGTGGCTGCGGGCCGCCCGGTGGACCTGCGCGGCACCGCCCACTGGGACGCGGTGGGGACCAGCGGTTTCCGGGCCGGACGCAGCACCCATGCCGACCGGCTGGCGACTATTCGCCGGGTGGACGCCGAATTCGGCCGCCTGATTGATCCCCACACCGCCGACGGCGTGCTGGTGGGTGCCCGCTTCCGGCGCGAAGGGGTGCCGATGGTCTGCCTGGAAACCGCTCTACCGGCCAAGTTCGGGGAAACGGTGCAGGAGGCGGTGGGCCGGATGCCGCAGCGCCCGGCGCAGTTTGAGGGCATTGAAGACCTTCCACGCCACTGCGAGGTGCTGCCCAACGACGCAGAGGCGCTCAAACACTTCATTGCGGAGAAGCTGGACCGGCAGGACTAA
- a CDS encoding diaminopimelate decarboxylase, giving the protein MTQKTLPATEQRLTELAHELPTPFHLYDERGIRENARTFMQAFAWAPGFRNYYAVKAAPTPALLKILAEEGFGADCSSLPELELAQRCGITGEHIMFTSNDTPPEEFRRAAELGAVINLDDITHIAALEDALGGRLPELLSFRYNPGPERTGNAIIGNPVEAKYGVTSEQLLDCYRTAQEKGVRRFALHTMVASNELDPQFIIETARMLFTLAVKLRDELGIQLEFVNLGGGIGIPYRPQEQAMSYQEVSDGIRKLYGEIIQPAGLDGLRLSFECGRVMTGPYGYLVSQVRHVTRKYKDYVGLDASMANLMRPAMYGSYHHITVLNKPQDAPRQVVDVTGSLCENNDKFAIDRELPVMQPGDVVVIHDAGAHGHSMGFNYNGKLRSAEYLLREDGRVEMIRRAETLDDLFATLEW; this is encoded by the coding sequence ATGACCCAGAAAACCCTGCCGGCCACCGAACAGCGCCTCACCGAACTGGCGCACGAACTGCCCACCCCGTTTCACCTCTACGACGAACGCGGCATCCGCGAGAATGCCCGCACCTTTATGCAGGCGTTTGCCTGGGCGCCGGGCTTCCGCAACTACTACGCGGTCAAGGCAGCTCCCACGCCTGCGCTGCTGAAAATCCTGGCCGAAGAAGGCTTCGGGGCCGACTGCTCGTCGCTGCCGGAGCTGGAGCTGGCGCAGCGTTGCGGCATCACCGGCGAGCACATCATGTTCACTTCCAACGACACGCCGCCGGAAGAGTTCCGCCGCGCCGCCGAGCTGGGAGCCGTCATCAACCTCGACGATATCACCCATATCGCGGCGCTGGAAGATGCGCTGGGCGGCCGCCTGCCGGAACTGCTGTCGTTCCGCTACAACCCCGGCCCCGAGCGCACCGGCAACGCGATTATCGGCAACCCGGTAGAAGCCAAGTACGGCGTGACTTCGGAGCAATTGCTGGACTGCTACCGCACCGCTCAGGAAAAGGGCGTGCGGCGCTTTGCCCTGCACACCATGGTCGCCAGCAATGAGCTGGACCCGCAGTTCATCATCGAAACGGCCCGGATGCTGTTCACTCTGGCGGTAAAGCTCCGGGACGAACTAGGTATCCAGCTGGAATTCGTGAACCTGGGCGGCGGCATCGGCATTCCTTACCGCCCGCAGGAGCAGGCCATGAGCTATCAGGAGGTGTCGGACGGCATCCGGAAGCTCTACGGTGAGATCATTCAGCCGGCCGGGCTGGACGGCCTGCGCCTCAGCTTCGAGTGTGGCCGGGTGATGACCGGGCCTTACGGGTATCTGGTCAGCCAGGTGCGGCACGTGACCCGCAAGTACAAGGATTACGTGGGCCTTGACGCCTCTATGGCGAACCTGATGCGCCCGGCGATGTACGGCAGCTATCACCACATCACCGTGCTGAACAAGCCGCAGGACGCTCCCCGGCAAGTGGTGGACGTGACCGGCTCACTGTGCGAGAACAATGACAAATTCGCTATTGACCGTGAGTTGCCGGTGATGCAGCCGGGCGACGTGGTGGTGATTCACGACGCTGGGGCCCACGGGCACAGCATGGGCTTTAACTACAACGGCAAACTGCGCAGCGCCGAGTACCTGCTGCGCGAGGACGGCCGCGTGGAGATGATTCGCCGCGCCGAGACGCTGGACGACCTGTTCGCCACCCTGGAGTGGTGA
- a CDS encoding LL-diaminopimelate aminotransferase → MAKINSNYRKLSAGYLFPEINRRVREYAAQHPELPLHRLGIGNTTEPLTPAVLRGLHERVDALGQRDTYTGYGDEQGEPELREALVAYYAERGVTLDPGEIFVSDGAKADAANIQNLFAQESVVAIQNPAYPVYVDSNVVAGRTGEYDPQAGAYAGLVLLEGNPDNGWFAAPPEEKVDVVYLCSPNNPTGAVATRQQLSEWVDYARQHRAVIIFDAAYAEYIADPELPRSIYEIAGAEECAIELTSFSKFAGFTGVRLGWAVVPLALRTEDSEPGELNRMWNRRQSTFFNGASNIAQSGGAAALSPAGQAENRALVAYYMENARIIRAALRELGLDVTGGDNAPYLWVKTPGSLGSWDFFDQLLQEAQVVVTPGAGFGSAGEGYVRFSAFGHRENIEAAVRSLQSNLTL, encoded by the coding sequence ATGGCAAAAATCAATTCCAACTACCGCAAGCTCTCTGCCGGCTACCTGTTTCCCGAAATCAACCGCCGGGTGCGTGAATACGCCGCCCAGCACCCGGAATTGCCCCTTCACCGCCTGGGCATCGGCAACACCACCGAGCCGCTGACACCGGCGGTGCTGCGTGGCCTGCATGAGCGGGTGGATGCCCTGGGCCAGCGCGATACCTACACCGGCTACGGCGACGAGCAGGGCGAACCCGAACTGCGTGAGGCCCTGGTGGCCTACTACGCGGAGCGCGGCGTGACCCTGGACCCAGGCGAAATCTTCGTGAGCGACGGCGCCAAGGCCGACGCCGCCAACATCCAGAATCTGTTTGCGCAGGAGAGCGTGGTGGCCATTCAGAACCCGGCTTATCCGGTGTACGTGGACAGCAATGTGGTGGCCGGCCGCACCGGCGAGTACGACCCCCAGGCCGGTGCTTACGCGGGCCTGGTGCTGCTGGAAGGCAATCCGGACAACGGCTGGTTCGCCGCGCCCCCTGAGGAAAAGGTAGACGTGGTGTATCTGTGCAGCCCCAACAATCCCACCGGCGCGGTGGCGACCCGCCAGCAGCTGTCCGAGTGGGTGGACTACGCCCGGCAGCACCGGGCCGTCATCATCTTCGATGCCGCCTACGCCGAGTACATCGCTGACCCGGAGTTGCCGCGCTCCATCTACGAGATTGCCGGGGCCGAGGAGTGTGCCATTGAGCTGACCTCTTTTAGCAAGTTCGCGGGCTTTACCGGCGTGCGGCTGGGCTGGGCGGTGGTGCCGCTGGCCCTGCGCACCGAAGACAGCGAACCCGGCGAGCTGAACCGGATGTGGAACCGCCGCCAGAGCACCTTTTTCAACGGGGCCAGCAACATTGCCCAGAGCGGCGGCGCAGCGGCCCTCAGCCCGGCGGGGCAGGCTGAAAACCGGGCCCTGGTGGCCTATTACATGGAAAACGCCCGCATCATCCGCGCGGCGCTGCGCGAGCTGGGGCTGGACGTGACTGGCGGCGACAACGCGCCCTACCTGTGGGTGAAGACCCCTGGCAGCCTGGGCAGCTGGGACTTTTTCGACCAACTGCTGCAGGAAGCCCAGGTGGTCGTAACCCCCGGTGCGGGCTTCGGCTCGGCCGGAGAAGGCTACGTGCGCTTCTCGGCTTTTGGGCACCGTGAAAACATCGAGGCGGCGGTGCGCAGCTTGCAGAGCAACCTGACCCTTTAA
- a CDS encoding GGDEF domain-containing protein, with translation MNRPPPLSRTALLPLAALLLGQTAWTLLRGLGPQVTGPAWPGSLLSLGVLAASVLLAGQLWRRRGVPVTFLLAFLAQFGGDAALTALDLRGLPYPAFSSADIFYLGYYLLMTAALLGLLPAEPTTRRQAGRALDGLIIAGTIGIVLWERLLGRLLDNLQGPFGLLNFSYVLLDLLVLGLSMVLLQVQRQYLSHLLLGVGLTGFVIADILYLDPGRTYQPATLPDLLWSWGIALQAAALWPLNRRPAQPATAEPLLRLLPYAAALVVCVILALTLPADSVRSQGILWGTLAVVAMVTARQWLAARDSQDLTRELQHSRAQLEYLAYHDELTGLSNRTALTQFFGYGLGDTEPYAIFSLDLNGFKEINDTYGHTAGDRMLQHVAGQLQQAVPAPGRIFRWGGDEFVVVMPGLTEAAQAGAFAQQLQRSVAAPLQQGQRTLQVDTSVGYALGRSPQNYEALLGQADQQMYCTKRRRR, from the coding sequence GTGAACAGACCGCCGCCGCTTTCCCGCACTGCCCTGCTGCCGCTGGCTGCCCTGCTGCTGGGGCAGACCGCCTGGACCCTGCTACGTGGTCTGGGGCCTCAGGTCACCGGGCCGGCGTGGCCCGGCAGCCTGCTGTCGCTGGGTGTGCTGGCCGCCAGTGTCCTGCTGGCCGGGCAGCTCTGGCGCCGTAGGGGCGTGCCGGTCACTTTCCTGCTGGCCTTCCTGGCCCAGTTCGGCGGCGACGCGGCGCTGACCGCGCTGGACCTGAGGGGTCTGCCCTACCCTGCGTTTTCGTCAGCAGACATTTTTTACCTGGGCTACTACCTGCTGATGACGGCCGCCCTGCTGGGATTGCTGCCAGCAGAGCCCACCACCCGCCGGCAGGCCGGGCGCGCGCTGGACGGGCTGATTATTGCCGGCACCATCGGCATCGTGCTGTGGGAGCGGCTGCTTGGCCGGCTGCTGGACAACCTGCAGGGGCCTTTCGGCCTGCTGAATTTCAGTTACGTTTTGCTGGACCTGCTGGTGCTGGGCCTCAGCATGGTGCTGCTGCAGGTACAGCGCCAGTACCTCTCCCACCTGTTGCTGGGCGTCGGCCTAACCGGGTTCGTGATTGCCGACATTCTTTATCTGGATCCGGGACGTACCTACCAGCCGGCCACGCTGCCCGACCTGCTGTGGTCCTGGGGCATTGCCCTGCAAGCCGCAGCGCTCTGGCCGCTGAACCGGCGACCCGCGCAGCCCGCGACAGCCGAACCGCTGTTGCGGTTGCTGCCCTACGCAGCCGCGCTGGTGGTCTGCGTGATTCTGGCACTCACGCTGCCGGCCGATTCGGTGCGCAGCCAGGGCATTCTGTGGGGCACGTTGGCGGTGGTGGCCATGGTCACGGCGCGGCAGTGGCTGGCTGCCCGCGACAGTCAGGACCTGACCCGCGAACTGCAGCACAGCCGCGCCCAGCTGGAATACCTGGCCTACCACGACGAGCTGACCGGGCTCTCCAACCGCACCGCACTGACCCAGTTTTTCGGCTATGGCCTGGGCGACACCGAGCCCTACGCCATCTTCTCGCTGGACCTGAACGGCTTCAAGGAAATCAACGACACCTATGGCCACACGGCCGGTGACCGGATGCTGCAGCATGTTGCCGGGCAGCTGCAACAGGCCGTCCCGGCGCCCGGACGGATTTTTCGCTGGGGCGGCGACGAGTTCGTGGTGGTGATGCCGGGCCTCACGGAAGCGGCACAGGCAGGAGCTTTCGCGCAGCAGTTGCAGCGCAGCGTGGCGGCCCCGCTCCAGCAGGGCCAGCGCACCCTACAGGTGGACACCTCGGTGGGCTACGCCCTGGGACGCAGCCCCCAGAACTACGAGGCTCTGCTGGGGCAGGCCGATCAGCAGATGTACTGCACCAAGCGGCGCCGGCGCTGA